Proteins encoded by one window of uncultured Bacteroides sp.:
- a CDS encoding DUF6624 domain-containing protein, whose amino-acid sequence MKRTIILHFILGSLVINANAQLYGQFKVIGKIILFADTLKANNTADMQINKLKNDTNAIRIKRINNYNLAICYMAKNDIDSTCFYLSRSIKSNPDYNRFILSDTDFRSLHSLPCWKVITDKIDSVFLTTIPNATKPKLAVELFHILIRDQYARGYGLKYLDRSTIHIDSINLVRVEEIIKEHGWPTFTMVGKVAANGAFMVIQHSNNQIQKKYLDQLLDAAKNKEASAESVALLQDRIKANETHYQIYGTQVFQMKDPATGKLSKYTYFPIRDEENVDKRRKEMGLIPLKDYLKMFDIDYVPGTKFKPPTFD is encoded by the coding sequence ATGAAAAGAACAATAATTCTACACTTTATACTTGGCTCATTAGTCATAAATGCTAATGCACAACTATATGGACAATTTAAAGTAATAGGAAAAATAATACTTTTTGCAGATACACTTAAAGCAAATAATACGGCTGACATGCAGATAAATAAGCTTAAAAATGATACTAACGCAATAAGAATAAAACGAATAAACAACTATAATTTAGCTATTTGTTACATGGCTAAAAATGACATTGATAGTACCTGTTTTTATCTTTCGCGCTCCATTAAAAGTAATCCTGATTATAATAGATTCATATTATCCGATACAGATTTTAGAAGTTTACATTCTCTACCTTGTTGGAAAGTAATTACTGATAAAATTGATTCGGTATTTTTAACGACAATACCCAATGCAACAAAACCAAAACTTGCTGTAGAATTATTTCATATTCTCATAAGAGATCAATACGCTCGTGGATATGGTTTAAAATATCTAGATAGAAGTACAATACATATCGATAGCATTAATTTGGTACGTGTTGAGGAAATAATAAAAGAGCATGGATGGCCTACTTTTACAATGGTTGGTAAAGTAGCTGCTAATGGAGCATTTATGGTCATTCAGCATTCTAACAATCAGATTCAAAAAAAATATCTTGATCAATTACTGGATGCAGCTAAAAATAAAGAAGCAAGTGCTGAATCCGTAGCTCTGTTGCAAGATAGAATTAAAGCAAATGAAACTCATTATCAGATTTATGGAACACAAGTTTTTCAAATGAAAGATCCTGCTACAGGTAAGTTAAGCAAGTACACTTATTTTCCAATAAGAGATGAGGAAAATGTAGATAAACGACGCAAAGAAATGGGGCTTATCCCATTGAAAGATTACTTGAAGATGTTTGATATTGACTATGTGCCAGGAACAAAATTTAAACCACCAACATTTGATTAA
- a CDS encoding TlpA disulfide reductase family protein, with protein sequence MKKTQLIFLLFFLSAIVAYSQSVIKNPRIGLSLNNNSTITKVELTDTATVLSICTKYTLGWWINIPKETYIQPVGGEKLFIKYSVGIPLNERYTMPVSGDVNYKLIFPAIAKTTSYIDYGEANEGGNWFIYDIEIKRPIVKLFLPKGLSGNWFDKSTGNWEFGFYDKYIVYKNKLWSWSFNYPKIKKAVKSLNLKSDGESIELFYKIAAPNNLLLGLSAQDLKEYSNNAVEAQKKKPAADKPYELPVFKIDSATYSGYIKDYTPRIGVRTLSIAIDDIITGQQNVSVIKIDKNGFFTTKLPVYYPHLGYVRSSIYNGFVFLEPGKEVFQLLGTANQLFMGETAKINSDMSELMKIRSFDYRDMQSKILDMSPTQYKEYCMRFQTKDMNALDSIMKTNAISAKAYQVMKMELKYRYEESMMDYGHFYENAYREKNKIPHTQRTLSVKSDSLTAQYFDFVNNESVNNPLAVICSSYDSYINRLKYLDILQIGNSFSINTQGLGAELEKSGYTFTESEKLMLEKLKEADWISNSAEEKAYNEKYSKQITAFYTKYQEDFKSVYKNTPKADNTVVDKYFKDNKIKFTADEKKLWKIITKHDNLEKIKKMHEFYRTSGDSTNAFHIRHTPFINEFFAQKSIDNRNKNLKTLFGLEPGFASDLMLAQDNCRTILEELSPVSPKRLKTIQKQFSSPFIADYVELCNNQAIAKLEANKKKTGFVVNETPKTEAAKIFDGIIKKYKGKVIYVDFWATWCSPCRGGIEQIKPLKEELAGKDIVFVYITNPSSPQNTWSNMIPDIKGEHYRVTIDEWNFLTSMFNISGIPHYVLVGKTGEIINPDFGHFDNSTLKRELEKYIKN encoded by the coding sequence ATGAAAAAAACACAGCTTATCTTTCTATTATTTTTTTTATCAGCAATCGTGGCTTACTCTCAATCTGTTATTAAAAATCCAAGGATAGGATTAAGCCTGAATAATAATTCAACGATTACAAAAGTAGAGCTAACTGATACTGCGACAGTTTTGTCTATTTGCACCAAATATACTCTAGGTTGGTGGATAAATATTCCAAAAGAAACCTATATTCAACCTGTAGGAGGTGAGAAACTTTTTATTAAATATTCTGTGGGAATTCCTTTAAATGAGCGATATACTATGCCTGTATCAGGTGATGTAAACTATAAATTGATATTTCCTGCCATTGCTAAAACTACAAGTTATATTGATTATGGCGAAGCCAATGAAGGTGGCAATTGGTTCATTTACGATATAGAGATTAAGCGACCTATTGTCAAATTATTTTTACCAAAGGGATTGAGCGGAAATTGGTTTGATAAATCGACAGGAAACTGGGAATTTGGTTTTTATGATAAATATATTGTCTACAAAAATAAGCTTTGGAGTTGGAGTTTCAATTATCCTAAAATCAAGAAGGCTGTAAAATCATTAAACCTCAAGAGTGATGGAGAATCCATAGAGCTGTTCTACAAAATCGCTGCACCAAACAATCTATTGCTAGGCTTATCGGCTCAAGATTTAAAAGAATATAGTAATAATGCTGTTGAAGCCCAAAAGAAAAAACCGGCAGCTGACAAACCTTATGAGTTACCCGTTTTCAAGATTGATTCTGCAACCTACAGTGGTTATATTAAGGATTATACTCCACGCATTGGAGTTAGAACACTTTCTATAGCCATTGACGATATTATTACCGGACAACAAAATGTGTCTGTGATTAAAATAGATAAAAATGGATTTTTTACTACCAAGCTACCTGTTTATTATCCACATCTTGGCTACGTACGTTCGTCTATTTACAATGGGTTTGTTTTCTTAGAACCAGGGAAAGAGGTCTTTCAGCTATTGGGTACAGCCAATCAACTTTTCATGGGAGAGACTGCCAAAATCAACTCTGATATGTCTGAATTAATGAAAATAAGAAGCTTTGATTATAGAGACATGCAAAGTAAAATTCTTGATATGTCGCCTACACAATACAAAGAATACTGTATGCGGTTTCAAACGAAAGATATGAATGCATTAGATTCAATAATGAAAACCAATGCTATTTCCGCTAAAGCATATCAGGTGATGAAAATGGAATTAAAATATAGGTATGAAGAATCTATGATGGATTATGGCCATTTTTATGAAAATGCTTACCGCGAAAAAAACAAAATACCACACACGCAAAGAACCTTATCGGTAAAATCAGATTCGTTAACGGCTCAATATTTTGATTTCGTAAACAATGAATCGGTAAATAATCCATTGGCAGTAATATGCTCTAGCTACGATTCATATATAAACAGACTTAAGTATTTAGATATTTTGCAAATTGGCAATTCATTCTCGATCAATACACAGGGGCTGGGTGCTGAGCTGGAGAAATCGGGATATACCTTTACCGAATCTGAAAAATTAATGTTAGAGAAGCTAAAAGAGGCGGATTGGATTTCCAACTCGGCAGAGGAAAAAGCCTATAATGAGAAATATAGTAAGCAAATAACAGCATTTTATACTAAATATCAGGAAGATTTTAAAAGCGTATACAAAAATACGCCAAAAGCAGATAATACTGTAGTCGATAAATACTTTAAGGATAATAAAATTAAATTCACTGCAGACGAAAAGAAACTATGGAAGATTATAACTAAACATGATAATTTGGAAAAGATTAAGAAAATGCATGAGTTTTATAGAACATCCGGTGATTCAACAAATGCATTCCATATAAGGCATACCCCTTTTATAAATGAATTCTTTGCTCAAAAGTCGATTGATAACCGAAATAAAAATTTGAAAACGTTATTTGGTCTTGAACCCGGATTTGCAAGCGACTTAATGTTGGCGCAAGATAATTGTCGTACTATACTTGAAGAACTGTCACCAGTTAGTCCTAAAAGATTAAAAACTATTCAAAAGCAATTTAGTAGTCCGTTCATTGCCGATTATGTGGAATTATGCAATAATCAGGCAATAGCCAAGCTGGAAGCCAATAAGAAAAAGACAGGTTTTGTAGTAAATGAGACTCCTAAGACTGAAGCTGCCAAGATTTTTGATGGCATTATTAAAAAGTACAAGGGAAAAGTGATTTATGTTGATTTTTGGGCTACGTGGTGCAGTCCATGTCGCGGTGGTATTGAACAAATTAAACCACTTAAAGAAGAATTAGCCGGTAAAGATATTGTGTTTGTGTATATCACTAATCCATCGTCACCACAAAACACATGGTCTAATATGATTCCCGATATTAAGGGCGAACACTACCGCGTTACAATAGATGAATGGAATTTTCTAACTTCTATGTTCAATATTTCAGGAATACCACATTATGTGTTAGTAGGAAAAACTGGTGAAATCATTAATCCTGATTTTGGACATTTTGACAATTCAACACTAAAACGTGAATTAGAGAAGTATATCAAGAACTAA
- a CDS encoding DUF2059 domain-containing protein gives MKRIILVSIILAISTFDVFSQTKNESIKELFSLMKTESMFDKLMIPFQNLQKDSVSKGVTGSLMNSIKPMFKKIMDEDMVGIYDRYYTQQEIKDLIRFYKTKTGQKLINSAPEIQNEIMNIIKTKYLGEFLKDPIFKPENITINTKPKHEADSAFIAQMKNEYLDMDTSNIKNATAEQKLIFKKAIDRMDPYVKYENKTFHFTITKASEVNMSEPLFELMKKVILNTNSIIKDLNVAPDKNDTTVMRGIPAKNN, from the coding sequence ATGAAAAGAATAATTTTAGTTTCAATCATTCTTGCAATATCTACTTTTGATGTATTTTCTCAAACCAAAAATGAATCAATTAAGGAGTTATTCAGTTTAATGAAAACAGAATCAATGTTCGATAAACTTATGATTCCGTTTCAGAATTTACAAAAGGATAGTGTTTCAAAAGGGGTGACCGGTTCATTAATGAATTCAATTAAACCAATGTTTAAGAAAATTATGGACGAAGATATGGTTGGAATATATGACAGGTATTATACTCAACAGGAAATAAAAGACCTGATTCGTTTTTACAAAACCAAGACAGGACAGAAACTTATAAATTCAGCGCCTGAAATTCAAAATGAAATAATGAATATAATTAAAACTAAATACTTGGGAGAGTTTTTGAAAGATCCAATCTTTAAACCCGAAAACATAACAATCAACACTAAACCGAAACATGAGGCTGACTCAGCTTTTATTGCTCAAATGAAGAATGAGTATTTAGATATGGATACTTCAAATATTAAAAATGCCACTGCCGAACAAAAGCTGATTTTCAAAAAAGCAATAGACAGAATGGATCCTTACGTTAAATATGAAAATAAAACTTTCCATTTTACGATAACAAAAGCGAGTGAAGTAAATATGTCGGAACCATTGTTTGAACTAATGAAAAAAGTTATATTGAATACTAATTCAATAATAAAAGACTTGAATGTTGCGCCCGATAAAAATGATACAACGGTTATGCGAGGTATACCGGCAAAAAACAATTGA
- a CDS encoding slipin family protein, whose translation MRNDSSVATLLFIVIAVVGALLAFAVDSQFNSGLSQTILVLFFFMAVFTAWSTKVATQWTRAVVLRLGRFQSLRGPGLFFIFPIIDSIPYWIDIRVITTSFKAEKTLTKDTVPVDVDAVLFWKVVDPKKAALDVADYYSAIGWASQTALRDVIGKTMLADMLEGRDKISALLQTIIDERTEPWGINVISVEVKDVLIPQGLEAAMSMQAQAERERQARVILGDSERQIASKFVEAAETYSESPNAFHLRAMNMLYEGLKTNATIVVVPSTAVETMGLGGIAGTVALADVVKKEKAANLKHTERPDRYDRD comes from the coding sequence ATGAGAAACGATAGTTCTGTTGCAACGCTGCTCTTTATTGTAATTGCAGTTGTTGGTGCACTTTTAGCATTTGCTGTTGACAGTCAATTTAATTCAGGACTAAGCCAGACTATTTTGGTCCTGTTCTTCTTTATGGCAGTGTTTACTGCATGGTCTACCAAAGTGGCGACTCAGTGGACCAGGGCTGTAGTGCTTCGATTGGGAAGATTTCAATCTCTTAGAGGGCCTGGTCTTTTTTTTATTTTTCCAATAATAGATTCTATCCCTTACTGGATTGATATCAGGGTTATAACTACTTCGTTTAAGGCGGAAAAAACGCTTACCAAAGATACAGTTCCTGTTGATGTGGATGCTGTTCTTTTCTGGAAGGTTGTTGATCCGAAAAAAGCTGCACTGGATGTTGCCGATTACTATAGTGCTATTGGTTGGGCTTCTCAGACGGCTCTTCGTGATGTGATAGGTAAAACAATGCTGGCCGATATGTTGGAAGGCCGTGATAAGATCAGTGCTCTATTGCAGACTATTATAGATGAGAGGACAGAACCTTGGGGTATTAATGTAATTTCAGTTGAGGTTAAAGATGTGCTAATACCTCAGGGATTAGAGGCTGCTATGTCTATGCAGGCACAGGCAGAGCGGGAACGTCAGGCGAGAGTTATTCTTGGCGACTCTGAGCGCCAGATTGCCAGTAAATTTGTTGAAGCGGCTGAGACCTATTCTGAATCCCCAAATGCTTTCCATCTTCGTGCTATGAATATGCTTTACGAAGGATTGAAAACAAACGCTACTATTGTAGTTGTACCAAGCACGGCTGTTGAGACGATGGGACTTGGCGGTATTGCCG
- a CDS encoding GNAT family N-acetyltransferase: MEFRKAIESDVERIWEIIQQAQVQMRKLNSGQWQNGYPTPDNIANDIKNGYGYVLCNEGSVIAYGAIIFDGEPAYVAIDGKWLSEKPYVVVHRLAVADEAKQRGIATEFMHKTEELSRQNGIFSFRVDTNFDNHYMLKMLSNLGFSYCGEIKYDQGLRKAYEKIL, encoded by the coding sequence ATGGAATTTAGAAAAGCGATAGAAAGTGATGTTGAGAGAATTTGGGAGATTATTCAACAAGCTCAAGTTCAGATGCGTAAATTAAACAGTGGGCAATGGCAGAACGGATATCCGACACCTGATAATATAGCCAATGATATTAAAAATGGATACGGATATGTATTATGCAATGAAGGCAGTGTAATTGCTTACGGCGCAATAATATTTGATGGAGAACCTGCTTATGTAGCAATTGATGGGAAATGGTTAAGTGAAAAACCTTATGTTGTGGTACATAGACTAGCTGTTGCTGATGAAGCAAAGCAACGTGGCATAGCTACTGAATTTATGCATAAAACAGAGGAACTTAGTCGCCAGAATGGTATATTCAGCTTTAGAGTTGATACAAATTTTGATAATCATTATATGCTAAAGATGTTATCTAATTTAGGATTCTCTTATTGTGGAGAAATTAAGTACGATCAAGGCTTAAGGAAGGCCTATGAAAAAATATTATGA
- a CDS encoding EFR1 family ferrodoxin (N-terminal region resembles flavodoxins. C-terminal ferrodoxin region binds two 4Fe-4S clusters.) — protein sequence MIFYFSGTGNSKWIAGEVAAYQNEKLISIAEEMTGNSSTFQYTLGEGEIVGFIFPVYSWAPPTIVMEFIKKICFTNYNGQYCFFICSCGDEVGLTLKIMHETIRAKEWTWKAGFSVIMPNNYVSLPGFDTDSKDIEQKKLNESAIEVKRINDLLANRAEQFDCKKGSFAFLKSRIINPLFNKFQVTAKPFYATDNCISCGLCEKHCPMHNIKVDGKPIWGDNCTSCLACYHICPNHAINYGKATIKKHQYFHPDGKKLR from the coding sequence ATGATATTCTATTTTTCGGGAACAGGAAATTCCAAATGGATAGCAGGCGAAGTAGCCGCATATCAGAATGAAAAGCTGATTTCCATTGCAGAAGAGATGACTGGCAATAGTTCTACGTTTCAATATACTCTGGGCGAAGGAGAGATTGTGGGTTTTATCTTTCCGGTCTATTCATGGGCTCCGCCAACAATAGTTATGGAGTTTATAAAGAAAATCTGTTTTACGAACTATAATGGTCAATATTGCTTCTTTATCTGTTCATGCGGAGATGAAGTTGGACTGACTTTAAAGATCATGCATGAAACTATTCGCGCAAAAGAGTGGACATGGAAAGCCGGATTCTCTGTTATAATGCCCAATAATTATGTTTCTTTGCCCGGTTTTGACACAGACTCAAAGGATATAGAGCAGAAGAAACTTAATGAATCGGCCATAGAAGTCAAACGAATAAATGATCTCTTAGCGAATCGTGCAGAACAATTCGACTGCAAGAAAGGAAGCTTTGCTTTTCTAAAGAGCCGCATCATTAATCCGCTGTTCAATAAGTTCCAGGTTACAGCCAAACCTTTCTATGCAACCGACAACTGTATTTCGTGCGGACTCTGTGAAAAGCATTGTCCCATGCACAATATCAAGGTAGATGGTAAACCAATCTGGGGCGATAATTGTACATCGTGCCTGGCCTGTTATCATATCTGCCCTAATCATGCAATCAATTATGGAAAGGCTACAATAAAGAAGCATCAGTATTTCCATCCTGACGGTAAGAAACTTCGTTAA
- a CDS encoding S8 family peptidase: MKKGTVYSIMTAISLFGVMAILSPGCSNENSVALNASTSEDVKTRSSSDVSYHEPQFVANELLVKFKPGVSTSVRDSALSHISGSIAEKILTHAMKRSGDKEGFLLVNTPKGVLNAIGLLKKLDAVEYAEPNYIYTTDAIPDDSYFANDSLWGMYGASTFPANQYGCNAATAWAAGHTGSSDVYVGIIDEGYMYTHEDLAANAGINPGEIPDNKIDDDGNGYVDDVYGWNFAGNNNKIFDASLDDHGTHVAGTIGAVGNNGKGVAGVCWSVKLLSGKFMGRKGGTTADAVKAIDYFTALKKAGLNIVATNNSWSGGDYSQALYDAIERANAAGILFIAAAGNNAWNCDKMPCYPASYTNSNIISVAAITSSGELPYYSNYGLTSVDIAAPGSGIISCVPQVIKGKTFSGYASSDGTSMAAPHVTGAVALYLSTHPGATASEIINAILSSAIPTALLSGKCVTGGRLNVGGF; this comes from the coding sequence ATGAAAAAAGGTACTGTTTATTCGATTATGACAGCCATTTCTTTATTTGGAGTAATGGCCATTTTATCTCCAGGGTGTTCAAATGAGAATTCAGTAGCGTTGAATGCATCAACAAGCGAAGATGTCAAGACGCGTTCCTCTTCTGATGTTTCCTATCATGAACCTCAGTTTGTAGCTAATGAGCTACTAGTAAAATTTAAACCCGGAGTATCTACTTCAGTCAGGGATAGTGCACTTAGTCATATAAGCGGATCGATTGCCGAAAAGATTCTTACCCATGCTATGAAACGCTCAGGTGATAAAGAAGGCTTTTTGTTGGTAAATACCCCCAAAGGTGTATTAAATGCTATTGGATTGTTGAAGAAATTAGATGCCGTTGAATATGCGGAACCAAACTATATATACACTACCGATGCCATACCTGATGATTCGTATTTTGCTAATGATTCACTTTGGGGAATGTATGGTGCATCTACTTTCCCGGCAAATCAATATGGTTGCAATGCAGCTACAGCTTGGGCCGCAGGACATACCGGTTCCAGTGATGTGTATGTGGGAATTATCGACGAAGGATATATGTATACTCATGAAGATCTTGCTGCAAATGCTGGTATAAATCCTGGAGAAATTCCAGACAATAAAATCGATGACGATGGGAACGGTTATGTTGATGATGTATATGGCTGGAACTTTGCGGGAAATAACAATAAAATTTTTGATGCATCGTTAGATGATCATGGTACTCATGTAGCTGGTACAATTGGTGCCGTTGGTAACAATGGTAAAGGAGTCGCGGGTGTGTGTTGGAGCGTTAAACTGCTTAGTGGAAAATTTATGGGTAGAAAAGGAGGTACTACTGCTGATGCAGTAAAAGCTATAGACTATTTCACGGCTCTGAAGAAAGCTGGCCTTAATATTGTTGCAACTAACAACTCATGGAGTGGTGGCGATTATTCTCAAGCTTTATATGATGCTATTGAACGAGCTAATGCTGCGGGTATTTTATTTATTGCTGCAGCAGGAAATAATGCTTGGAATTGTGATAAGATGCCTTGTTATCCAGCATCATACACCAATAGCAATATTATCTCTGTAGCTGCTATAACAAGCTCAGGAGAATTGCCGTATTACTCTAATTATGGACTAACATCAGTAGATATTGCTGCACCGGGATCAGGCATTATTTCTTGTGTTCCACAAGTGATAAAAGGCAAAACTTTCTCTGGTTATGCTAGTTCTGACGGCACATCTATGGCGGCACCGCATGTTACTGGTGCGGTGGCTCTGTACTTATCTACCCATCCTGGGGCAACAGCATCTGAAATAATTAATGCCATTTTGAGCAGTGCCATACCCACAGCGTTACTTTCGGGTAAATGCGTAACAGGAGGACGTTTGAATGTTGGTGGATTCTGA
- a CDS encoding transglutaminase domain-containing protein, producing the protein MKRILYLLFAVLCTSYASAQITKDDVSKYINEQNAPIQKARETNDYKKLEGIYNGMIKTFESYPQNIKEETDSYIGGLYYNLACYQSCQKKKKQAVASFVKATEHQWISYAHAVRDHDLDNIRKEKQFIFAMDKIRDEGDYSYILKQGGGYVVKADSSLPQITYLAPNDSNLVRIRQYFNLDSVAGSGNEISKIKNLLHWAHNVVRHDGASPNPESKNAIDLVNICKKENRGINCRMMAMMLNECYLAMGFKSRYVVCLPKKYINDCHVINAVYSNTLDKWIWIDPTFEAYVTDDKGNMLGIAEVRERLLSGAPLHLNEDANWNNKQKETQEEYLDFYMTKNLYRLECAVRNEYNIETKLNGKPLPAYISLDPSSTAESKSEKRIVTNNDKYFWQCPEE; encoded by the coding sequence ATGAAAAGAATTCTTTATTTATTGTTTGCTGTGCTATGTACGTCTTATGCATCTGCACAAATAACAAAAGATGATGTGTCCAAGTACATTAATGAACAAAATGCTCCGATTCAAAAAGCAAGAGAAACAAATGATTACAAGAAACTGGAAGGCATTTACAATGGAATGATTAAGACTTTTGAATCTTATCCTCAAAATATAAAGGAAGAGACTGATTCTTATATTGGGGGCCTATACTATAATCTGGCTTGTTATCAATCTTGCCAGAAAAAGAAGAAGCAGGCTGTTGCATCTTTTGTTAAGGCAACAGAACATCAATGGATTTCTTATGCACATGCTGTGCGTGATCATGATCTTGACAATATTAGGAAAGAAAAGCAATTTATTTTTGCTATGGATAAGATTCGTGACGAAGGTGATTATTCATATATCTTAAAGCAAGGTGGGGGATATGTAGTTAAAGCAGATTCTTCTTTGCCTCAAATTACATATCTGGCTCCTAACGATAGTAATCTTGTTCGTATCCGTCAATACTTTAACCTTGACAGTGTTGCCGGAAGTGGAAATGAAATCTCAAAAATAAAGAATTTACTTCACTGGGCGCATAATGTAGTGCGTCATGATGGAGCTTCTCCAAATCCGGAATCAAAGAATGCTATTGATCTGGTAAATATCTGTAAAAAGGAGAACAGGGGGATTAACTGCAGAATGATGGCAATGATGCTCAATGAATGTTACCTGGCAATGGGCTTTAAGTCTCGTTATGTTGTTTGCCTGCCAAAAAAATACATCAATGATTGCCATGTTATAAATGCTGTTTATTCTAATACTCTGGATAAATGGATTTGGATTGATCCCACTTTTGAAGCTTATGTTACAGACGATAAAGGAAATATGCTTGGCATTGCTGAAGTTCGCGAAAGACTTCTCAGTGGAGCTCCTCTTCATTTGAATGAAGATGCCAACTGGAACAATAAGCAGAAGGAGACTCAGGAAGAATATCTGGATTTTTATATGACTAAGAATCTCTACCGTTTAGAGTGTGCGGTAAGGAATGAGTATAATATTGAAACAAAATTAAATGGCAAACCATTGCCTGCATATATTTCTCTTGATCCTTCTTCTACAGCTGAAAGTAAATCCGAAAAGAGAATTGTAACCAATAATGATAAATACTTCTGGCAATGTCCTGAAGAATAA
- a CDS encoding glycosyl hydrolase 53 family protein, protein MKQNIKSIFVLIFLVLNLSSCSAKDDNVTSITQTATFAKGADVSWITQMEAAGKKFYNASGSETEGMTLLKSLGMNAVRLRVWVNPSDGWCNKQDLLVKAKRAKNLNLRIMIDFHYSDSWADPGKQNKPVAWTNYSFDDLKAAVAQHTKDVLNELKSNSITPEWVQVGNETGNGMLWEDGKASVNMKNYTQLSNAGYDAVKSVFPDSKVIVHLQNGYDNGLFRWLFDGLKSNGGKWDVIGMSLYPTATTWTTLDAQCLANMNDMVQRYGSEVMVCEVGMNWDAPDACNAFLKDIIAKTKSVTNGKGVGVFYWEPECYAGWNGYPLGAFDNNGKPTAALNAFN, encoded by the coding sequence ATGAAACAAAATATAAAATCTATCTTTGTTTTAATATTCCTGGTTTTAAATCTGTCATCATGTAGTGCAAAGGATGATAATGTTACTTCCATTACACAAACAGCTACCTTTGCCAAAGGAGCAGATGTAAGCTGGATTACCCAGATGGAAGCTGCAGGGAAGAAATTCTATAATGCTTCTGGTTCTGAAACTGAAGGTATGACTTTGCTAAAAAGCCTTGGAATGAATGCTGTGAGATTACGCGTATGGGTAAATCCTTCTGATGGATGGTGTAATAAGCAGGATTTATTGGTTAAAGCAAAACGAGCAAAGAACTTGAATCTGCGAATAATGATTGACTTTCATTACAGCGATTCATGGGCTGATCCTGGCAAACAAAATAAACCTGTTGCATGGACAAACTATTCTTTTGATGATCTGAAAGCAGCTGTTGCTCAGCATACTAAGGATGTTCTGAATGAGCTAAAATCTAACAGTATTACTCCGGAATGGGTTCAGGTAGGTAATGAAACAGGTAACGGAATGTTGTGGGAAGATGGTAAAGCTTCTGTGAATATGAAAAACTATACTCAACTGTCCAATGCCGGATATGATGCCGTGAAATCTGTCTTTCCTGATTCCAAAGTAATAGTTCATCTTCAGAATGGATATGACAACGGACTGTTTCGCTGGTTGTTCGACGGGCTAAAGAGTAATGGAGGAAAATGGGATGTGATTGGCATGTCGCTTTATCCTACAGCTACAACATGGACAACTCTTGATGCTCAGTGTCTGGCTAATATGAATGATATGGTTCAGCGTTACGGTTCGGAAGTTATGGTATGTGAGGTAGGTATGAACTGGGATGCTCCTGATGCTTGTAACGCATTTCTTAAAGATATAATTGCCAAAACAAAATCTGTGACCAACGGAAAAGGGGTAGGGGTATTCTATTGGGAACCAGAATGCTATGCTGGCTGGAATGGATATCCTCTTGGTGCCTTCGATAACAATGGTAAGCCAACGGCTGCTCTGAATGCTTTTAATTAA